One stretch of Glycine soja cultivar W05 chromosome 7, ASM419377v2, whole genome shotgun sequence DNA includes these proteins:
- the LOC114420157 gene encoding phospholipase A I-like isoform X1 — translation MSWGLGWKRPSEIFHLTLSYGIDDPPENLARTSTSSRSSSSSSSSSSSSGSISSILSQDQDLGFRIELDWSASDDEDQVALKLQSQLMVALPMPQDTVVVELRPRDDDESVVDLGMKVVKRREPLRAVTMAKAVASGQQSDGTGILIRLLRSDLPSSMPPNVGDAVAGSGHHWTSLAALSLCGCGLSVLPVELTQLPHLEKLYLDNNRLTVLPPELGELRSLKVLRIDNNMLVSVPAELRQCMQLVELSLEHNKLVRPLLDFRAMAELRVLRLFGNPLEFLPEILPLHKLRHLSLANIRIVADENLRSVNVQIEMENSSYFGASRHKLSAVFSLIFRFSSCHHPLLASALGKIMQDQGNRVFVGKDENAVRQLISMISSDNCHVVEQACSALSSLASDDSVALHLMKADIMQPIGTVLKSAGLEEVISVLQVVVQLAFTSDTVAEKMLTKDILKSLKNLCAHKDPEVQRLALLAVGNLAFSLENRRILVSSESLRELLLRLAVATEPRVYKAAARALAILGENENLRRAIKGRQVGKQGLRILSMDGGGMKGLATVQMLKEIEKGTGKRIHELFDLICGTSTGGMLAVALGIKLMTLEECEDIYKNLGKLVFADPVPKDNEAATWREKLDQLYKSSSQSFRVVVHGSKHSAEQFERLLKEMCADEDGDLMIDSAVKNVPKVFVVSTLVSMMPAQPFVFRNYQYPAGTPEVALVATSDGSGINVLASPIGEQVGYKRSAFIGSCKHQVWKAIRASSAAPYYLDDFSDDVNRWQDGAIVANNPTIFAIREAQLLWPDTKIDCLVSVGCGSVRTRVRKGGWRYLDTGQVLIESSCSVDRVEEALSTLLPMLPEIQYFRFNPVDERCDMELDETDPTIWLKLESAIEEYIQKNHHAFENVCDRLLLPFQHEEKWSENLRSKLPKTKESLEGADGPTLGWRRNVLLVEASHNPDSGRVIHHARELESFCARNGIRLSLMQGLSGIVKTVPSTTFPTPFQSPLFTGSFPSSPRMFSPDLGQRIGRIDLVPPLSLDGQLGKTIASPPMSPRGLRQLSFPVKSLHEKLQNSPQVGVIHLALQNDSDGLIVSWHNDVFVVAEPGELAEKFLQNVKFSLLSTMRSHRRRGASLLANISTISDLVAFKPYFQIGGIVHRYLGRQTLVMEDDQEIASYMFRRTVPSMHLSPEDVRWMVGAWRDRIIICTGTYGPTHALIKAFLDSGAKAIVCSSSEPPESLSTTVDGYIELNVMENGKFEIGEDEADDENIPASPVSDWEDSDAERNVDHTFSFWDDDEEELSHFVCQLYDSLFREGASINVALQHALASYRRMRYVCHLPGVQ, via the exons ATGTCTTGGGGATTGGGTTGGAAGAGACCTTCGGAGATCTTCCACCTCACTCTCAGCTATGGCATCGACGATCCGCCGGAGAATCTCGCCCGCACTTCAACCTCCTCCcgctcttcctcttcttcttcgtcCTCGTCGTCTTCGTCGGGTTCTATTTCCTCAATCCTCTCGCAGGATCAGGACCTCGGGTTTCGCATTGAATTGGATTGGTCGGCGTCGGACGACGAGGATCAGGTGGCGTTGAAGCTTCAGTCCCAGCTGATGGTGGCGTTGCCGATGCCGCAGGACACGGTCGTGGTTGAGTTGAGGCCGAGGGACGATGATGAAAGCGTGGTGGACTTGGGAATGAAGGTTGTTAAGCGAAGGGAGCCTCTCAGGGCGGTCACAATGGCCAAGGCCGTTGCCTCCGGTCAGCAGAGCGACGGCACTGGTATTTTGATACGCTTGTTGCGCTCCGATTTGCCGTCCTCGATGCCGCCAAACGTTGGAGATGCCGTTGCCGGTTCCGGCCACCACTGGACTAGTCTTGCTGCGCTCAGCCTCTGCGGCTGTGGCTTGTCG GTATTACCAGTAGAGCTTACACAATTGCCACACCTTGAGAAACTCTATCTAGATAACAACAGGCTAACTGTTTTGCCACCTGAGCTTGGTGAGCTAAGAAGCTTAAAAGTGCTCAGGATTGACAACAATATGCTTGTCTCGGTGCCTG CGGAACTGAGACAGTGTATGCAGTTGGTGGAGTTGTCATTGGAACATAACAAGCTTGTTAGGCCACTTCTTGACTTCAG GGCTATGGCTGAATTACGGGTTCTTAGGCTATTTGGAAATCCTCTTGAGTTTCTTCCTGAAATTTTGCCCCTCCACAAACTTCGACACCTTTCTCTTGCAAATATTAGGATCGTGGCAGATGAAAATTTGAGATCAGTGAATGTGCAAATAGAG ATGGAAAACAGTTCTTATTTCGGTGCATCTAGGCATAAACTCAGTGCCGTCTTCTCTCTTATATTCCGATTTTCTTCTTGTCATCACCCTTTACTAGCATCTGCACTAGGAAAGATAATGCAAGACCAAGGAAATAGAGTGTTTGTAGGTAAAGACGAGAATGCAGTGCGACAGCTTATAAGCATGATAAGTAGTGACAACTGTCATGTG GTTGAACAAGCCTGCTCTGCTCTTTCATCCCTTGCCTCTGATGATTCCGTAGCATTGCATCTGATGAAAGCAGACATCATGCAACCAATTGGAACAGTTCTAAAATCTGCAGGTCTGGAAGAGGTAATATCTGTATTGCAAGTTGTGGTCCAGTTGGCTTTCACATCTGATACTGTGGCTGAGAAGATGTTGACCAAggatattttaaaatcattgaaAAACTTATGTGCCCATAAAGATCCAGAG GTACAAAGGCTAGCTCTGTTAGCTGTTGGGAATTTGGCCTTCAGTCTGGAAAATCGTCGCATACTTGTTTCTTCTGAAAGCTTACGAGAACTTCTCTTACGTCTAGCTGTTGCAACTGAGCCACGTGTGTATAAAGCTGCAGCTCGTGCTTTGGCAATTCTTG GAGAAAATGAAAACCTGAGGCGTGCAATAAAAGGAAGACAAGTGGGTAAGCAAGGACTTCGCATACTCTCAATGGATGGAGGAGGAATGAAAGGTCTAGCAACTGTACAAATGCTAAAGGAAATTGAAAAAGGAACTGGAAAACGAATACATGAGTTGTTTGATTTAATATGCGGCACATCAACAGGAGGAATGCTAGCTGTTGCACTTGGGATTAAGTTAATGACTTTGGAAGAATGTGAAGATATATACAAAAATCTTG GGAAGCTTGTTTTTGCTGATCCTGTTCCCAAGGACAACGAAGCTGCTACTTGGAGAGAAAAATTAGATCAACTTTATAAAAGTTCATCACAGAGTTTTAGGGTTGTTGTTCATGGATCAAAA CATAGTGCAGAACAGTTTGAAAGGCTATTGAAGGAAATGTGTGCTGATGAAGATGGAGATCTAATGATAGATTCTGCTGTGAAAAATGTGCCCAAAGTTTTTGTTGTATCAACCTTGGTGAGCATGATGCCTGCACAACCATTTGTATTTCGCAATTATCAG TACCCTGCTGGAACACCTGAGGTGGCTCTTGTTGCAACATCAGATGGCTCTGGGATCAATGTATTAGCTTCACCTATAGGTGAACAGGTTGGCTATAAGCGTAGTGCTTTCATTGGAAGCTGTAAGCATCAAGTATGGAAGGCTATCAGAGCATCATCTGCTGCTCCTTATTATCTTGATGATTTCTCAGATG ATGTCAACCGCTGGCAAGATGGTGCGATAGTGGCTAACAATCCTACAATTTTTGCCATAAGAGAAGCACAACTTCTGTGGCCAGATACAAAAATTGACTGTCTGGTTTCAGTAGGATGTGGTTCTGTTCGAACCAGG GTACGAAAAGGAGGTTGGCGGTATCTGGATACGGGGCAGGTGTTGATTGAGAGTTCATGCTCTGTTGATCGGGTGGAGGAAGCTTTAAGTACATTGCTACCCATGCTTCCTGAGATACAATATTTTCGTTTCAATCCAG TTGATGAACGCTGTGATATGGAACTTGATGAGACAGATCCGACTATCTGGCTAAAGTTGGAATCTGCGATTGAAGAATATATACAAAAGAATCATCACGCATTTGAAAATGTGTGTGATAGATTGCTTCTTCCTTTCCAGCATGAGGAGAAGTGGTCAGAAAATCTGAGATCTAAATTACCCAAGACAAAGGAATCACTTGAGG GTGCTGATGGCCCCACCTTAGGGTGGAGGCGTAATGTACTACTTGTTGAAGCTTCACATAATCCAGATTCTGGAAGAGTGATCCACCATGCCCGGGAACTTGAGTCATTTTGTGCTCGTAATGGCATACGTTTATCCCTAATGCAGGGTTTGTCTGGGATTGTAAAAACAGTGCCATCAACAACATTCCCAACTCCATTTCAATCACCTCTGTTTACAGGAAGCTTCCCTTCGAGTCCCCGCATGTTTAGTCCTGATCTTGGTCAGAGGATTGGACGAATTGATCTGGTCCCACCTTTAAGTTTAGATGGTCAATTAGGGAaaacaattgcatcacctccaATGTCTCCTCGAGGACTTAGACAGCTCTCTTTTCCCGTGAAATCATTGCATGAGAAATTGCAGAATTCACCGCAAGTGGGTGTTATACATTTGGCTCTTCAAAATGACTCGGATGGCTTAATTGTGAG TTGGCACAATGATGTATTTGTTGTGGCTGAACCTGGAGAACTCGCTGAGAAATTTCTGCAAAATGTTAAATTCAGTTTGTTGTCAACAATGAGGAGCCATCGCAGAAGGGGCGCATCTCTCCTGGCCAATATTTCTACTATTTCTGATTTAGTTGCCTTTAAACCTTATTTCCAAATTGGAGGCATTGTCCACCGTTATCTAGGCCGTCAAACCCTT GTTATGGAAGATGATCAAGAAATTGCTTCATATATGTTTCGTAGGACTGTCCCTTCTATGCACTTATCCCCTGAGGATGTACGATGGATG GTTGGAGCTTGGAGAGACAGGATCATAATATGCACAGGGACATATGGACCTACTCATGCTCTTATCAAGGCCTTTCTGGACTCTGGTGCCAAAGCTATTGTTTGTTCTTCAAGTGAACCTCCAGAGTCTCTGTCGACCACTGTTGATGGTTACATAGAGTTGAATGTGATGGAAAATGGGAAGTTTGAAATTGGGGAAGATGAAGCAGATGATGAGAATATACCCGCCAGTCCAGTAAGCGACTGGGAAGATAGTGACGCTGAGAGAAATGTGGACcacactttttctttttgggaCGATGATGAAGAGGAACTGTCACATTTTGTTTGTCAATTATATGATTCATTATTCAGGGAAGGTGCTAGTATCAATGTTGCTTTGCAACATGCTCTTGCCTCATATCGAAGAATGAGGTATGTGTGCCATCTCCCCGGCGTACAATAA
- the LOC114420157 gene encoding phospholipase A I-like isoform X2, whose product MQLVELSLEHNKLVRPLLDFRAMAELRVLRLFGNPLEFLPEILPLHKLRHLSLANIRIVADENLRSVNVQIEMENSSYFGASRHKLSAVFSLIFRFSSCHHPLLASALGKIMQDQGNRVFVGKDENAVRQLISMISSDNCHVVEQACSALSSLASDDSVALHLMKADIMQPIGTVLKSAGLEEVISVLQVVVQLAFTSDTVAEKMLTKDILKSLKNLCAHKDPEVQRLALLAVGNLAFSLENRRILVSSESLRELLLRLAVATEPRVYKAAARALAILGENENLRRAIKGRQVGKQGLRILSMDGGGMKGLATVQMLKEIEKGTGKRIHELFDLICGTSTGGMLAVALGIKLMTLEECEDIYKNLGKLVFADPVPKDNEAATWREKLDQLYKSSSQSFRVVVHGSKHSAEQFERLLKEMCADEDGDLMIDSAVKNVPKVFVVSTLVSMMPAQPFVFRNYQYPAGTPEVALVATSDGSGINVLASPIGEQVGYKRSAFIGSCKHQVWKAIRASSAAPYYLDDFSDDVNRWQDGAIVANNPTIFAIREAQLLWPDTKIDCLVSVGCGSVRTRVRKGGWRYLDTGQVLIESSCSVDRVEEALSTLLPMLPEIQYFRFNPVDERCDMELDETDPTIWLKLESAIEEYIQKNHHAFENVCDRLLLPFQHEEKWSENLRSKLPKTKESLEGADGPTLGWRRNVLLVEASHNPDSGRVIHHARELESFCARNGIRLSLMQGLSGIVKTVPSTTFPTPFQSPLFTGSFPSSPRMFSPDLGQRIGRIDLVPPLSLDGQLGKTIASPPMSPRGLRQLSFPVKSLHEKLQNSPQVGVIHLALQNDSDGLIVSWHNDVFVVAEPGELAEKFLQNVKFSLLSTMRSHRRRGASLLANISTISDLVAFKPYFQIGGIVHRYLGRQTLVMEDDQEIASYMFRRTVPSMHLSPEDVRWMVGAWRDRIIICTGTYGPTHALIKAFLDSGAKAIVCSSSEPPESLSTTVDGYIELNVMENGKFEIGEDEADDENIPASPVSDWEDSDAERNVDHTFSFWDDDEEELSHFVCQLYDSLFREGASINVALQHALASYRRMRYVCHLPGVQ is encoded by the exons ATGCAGTTGGTGGAGTTGTCATTGGAACATAACAAGCTTGTTAGGCCACTTCTTGACTTCAG GGCTATGGCTGAATTACGGGTTCTTAGGCTATTTGGAAATCCTCTTGAGTTTCTTCCTGAAATTTTGCCCCTCCACAAACTTCGACACCTTTCTCTTGCAAATATTAGGATCGTGGCAGATGAAAATTTGAGATCAGTGAATGTGCAAATAGAG ATGGAAAACAGTTCTTATTTCGGTGCATCTAGGCATAAACTCAGTGCCGTCTTCTCTCTTATATTCCGATTTTCTTCTTGTCATCACCCTTTACTAGCATCTGCACTAGGAAAGATAATGCAAGACCAAGGAAATAGAGTGTTTGTAGGTAAAGACGAGAATGCAGTGCGACAGCTTATAAGCATGATAAGTAGTGACAACTGTCATGTG GTTGAACAAGCCTGCTCTGCTCTTTCATCCCTTGCCTCTGATGATTCCGTAGCATTGCATCTGATGAAAGCAGACATCATGCAACCAATTGGAACAGTTCTAAAATCTGCAGGTCTGGAAGAGGTAATATCTGTATTGCAAGTTGTGGTCCAGTTGGCTTTCACATCTGATACTGTGGCTGAGAAGATGTTGACCAAggatattttaaaatcattgaaAAACTTATGTGCCCATAAAGATCCAGAG GTACAAAGGCTAGCTCTGTTAGCTGTTGGGAATTTGGCCTTCAGTCTGGAAAATCGTCGCATACTTGTTTCTTCTGAAAGCTTACGAGAACTTCTCTTACGTCTAGCTGTTGCAACTGAGCCACGTGTGTATAAAGCTGCAGCTCGTGCTTTGGCAATTCTTG GAGAAAATGAAAACCTGAGGCGTGCAATAAAAGGAAGACAAGTGGGTAAGCAAGGACTTCGCATACTCTCAATGGATGGAGGAGGAATGAAAGGTCTAGCAACTGTACAAATGCTAAAGGAAATTGAAAAAGGAACTGGAAAACGAATACATGAGTTGTTTGATTTAATATGCGGCACATCAACAGGAGGAATGCTAGCTGTTGCACTTGGGATTAAGTTAATGACTTTGGAAGAATGTGAAGATATATACAAAAATCTTG GGAAGCTTGTTTTTGCTGATCCTGTTCCCAAGGACAACGAAGCTGCTACTTGGAGAGAAAAATTAGATCAACTTTATAAAAGTTCATCACAGAGTTTTAGGGTTGTTGTTCATGGATCAAAA CATAGTGCAGAACAGTTTGAAAGGCTATTGAAGGAAATGTGTGCTGATGAAGATGGAGATCTAATGATAGATTCTGCTGTGAAAAATGTGCCCAAAGTTTTTGTTGTATCAACCTTGGTGAGCATGATGCCTGCACAACCATTTGTATTTCGCAATTATCAG TACCCTGCTGGAACACCTGAGGTGGCTCTTGTTGCAACATCAGATGGCTCTGGGATCAATGTATTAGCTTCACCTATAGGTGAACAGGTTGGCTATAAGCGTAGTGCTTTCATTGGAAGCTGTAAGCATCAAGTATGGAAGGCTATCAGAGCATCATCTGCTGCTCCTTATTATCTTGATGATTTCTCAGATG ATGTCAACCGCTGGCAAGATGGTGCGATAGTGGCTAACAATCCTACAATTTTTGCCATAAGAGAAGCACAACTTCTGTGGCCAGATACAAAAATTGACTGTCTGGTTTCAGTAGGATGTGGTTCTGTTCGAACCAGG GTACGAAAAGGAGGTTGGCGGTATCTGGATACGGGGCAGGTGTTGATTGAGAGTTCATGCTCTGTTGATCGGGTGGAGGAAGCTTTAAGTACATTGCTACCCATGCTTCCTGAGATACAATATTTTCGTTTCAATCCAG TTGATGAACGCTGTGATATGGAACTTGATGAGACAGATCCGACTATCTGGCTAAAGTTGGAATCTGCGATTGAAGAATATATACAAAAGAATCATCACGCATTTGAAAATGTGTGTGATAGATTGCTTCTTCCTTTCCAGCATGAGGAGAAGTGGTCAGAAAATCTGAGATCTAAATTACCCAAGACAAAGGAATCACTTGAGG GTGCTGATGGCCCCACCTTAGGGTGGAGGCGTAATGTACTACTTGTTGAAGCTTCACATAATCCAGATTCTGGAAGAGTGATCCACCATGCCCGGGAACTTGAGTCATTTTGTGCTCGTAATGGCATACGTTTATCCCTAATGCAGGGTTTGTCTGGGATTGTAAAAACAGTGCCATCAACAACATTCCCAACTCCATTTCAATCACCTCTGTTTACAGGAAGCTTCCCTTCGAGTCCCCGCATGTTTAGTCCTGATCTTGGTCAGAGGATTGGACGAATTGATCTGGTCCCACCTTTAAGTTTAGATGGTCAATTAGGGAaaacaattgcatcacctccaATGTCTCCTCGAGGACTTAGACAGCTCTCTTTTCCCGTGAAATCATTGCATGAGAAATTGCAGAATTCACCGCAAGTGGGTGTTATACATTTGGCTCTTCAAAATGACTCGGATGGCTTAATTGTGAG TTGGCACAATGATGTATTTGTTGTGGCTGAACCTGGAGAACTCGCTGAGAAATTTCTGCAAAATGTTAAATTCAGTTTGTTGTCAACAATGAGGAGCCATCGCAGAAGGGGCGCATCTCTCCTGGCCAATATTTCTACTATTTCTGATTTAGTTGCCTTTAAACCTTATTTCCAAATTGGAGGCATTGTCCACCGTTATCTAGGCCGTCAAACCCTT GTTATGGAAGATGATCAAGAAATTGCTTCATATATGTTTCGTAGGACTGTCCCTTCTATGCACTTATCCCCTGAGGATGTACGATGGATG GTTGGAGCTTGGAGAGACAGGATCATAATATGCACAGGGACATATGGACCTACTCATGCTCTTATCAAGGCCTTTCTGGACTCTGGTGCCAAAGCTATTGTTTGTTCTTCAAGTGAACCTCCAGAGTCTCTGTCGACCACTGTTGATGGTTACATAGAGTTGAATGTGATGGAAAATGGGAAGTTTGAAATTGGGGAAGATGAAGCAGATGATGAGAATATACCCGCCAGTCCAGTAAGCGACTGGGAAGATAGTGACGCTGAGAGAAATGTGGACcacactttttctttttgggaCGATGATGAAGAGGAACTGTCACATTTTGTTTGTCAATTATATGATTCATTATTCAGGGAAGGTGCTAGTATCAATGTTGCTTTGCAACATGCTCTTGCCTCATATCGAAGAATGAGGTATGTGTGCCATCTCCCCGGCGTACAATAA
- the LOC114420158 gene encoding uncharacterized protein LOC114420158 yields the protein MKYKSSVTAISIKTIHLDRMAAPTPVAIGTRGTIGSLVKKEIEYFSMFELGNSQRPQPHFVNIVSGRGYSTSRSSFWVLLMTGKRRKRRDNNVFLPKMCSVAEVVESNKWNRVPGYSYRILKDDINNFQL from the coding sequence atgaaatataaaagcAGTGTCACTGCCATTTCCATCAAAACCATACATCTAGATAGAATGGCTGCTCCTACTCCAGTTGCTATTGGCACAAGGGGCACAATTGGATCTCTTGTAAAGAAGGAAATTGAATACTTCTCCATGTTTGAGTTGGGGAACTCACAGAGGCCTCAGCCACACTTTGTGAACATTGTTTCTGGAAGAGGCTATTCCACTTCCAGGTCAAGTTTCTGGGTCTTGCTAATGACAGGGAAGAGGAGGAAGCGAAGAGATAACAATgtgtttctcccaaaaatgtGTTCGGTTGCTGAAGTGGTAGAAAGCAATAAGTGGAACAGGGTTCCTGGTTACAGCTACAGGATCCTCAAGGATGATATCAACAACTTTCAGCTCTGA
- the LOC114420159 gene encoding cardiolipin synthase (CMP-forming), mitochondrial, whose protein sequence is MVLFRKFLKQILVDNTQTKTKARTFFTSTSTATAFPWCAPHHNNRLFRSPGPGPGPGPLFLARPPWKLSQSATPLYSHGNAFNLLRSTAPLQFPDPVPSHSNKPSIFHSFVNLPNFISFTRLLSGPLLAWMISNEFYTSAMVGLALSGATDWLDGYVARKMKIDSVVGSYLDPLADKVLIGCVALAMVHRDLLHPGLVSLVVFRDVFLVGGAVFLRANSLGWKWESWFDFFNLDGTCRQKVEPLFLSKVNTVFQLALVAAALLQPEFGTQETQLYVTYLSYLVASTTVASTAAYGAQYFRRLAVVSNSV, encoded by the exons ATGGTTCTGTTCCGCAAGTTCCTAAAACAAATACTCGTCGACAACACCCAAACCAAAACAAAAGCCCGAACCTTTTTCACCTCAACCTCAACCGCAACCGCATTCCCATGGTGCGCGCCTCACCATAACAACCGCCTCTTCCGGTCCCCAGGCCCAGGCCCAGGCCCAGGCCCTCTCTTCCTCGCTCGGCCTCCATGGAAACTCTCTCAGTCCGCCACCCCTCTCTATTCGCACGGAAACGCCTTCAATTTGCTTCGCTCCACAGCCCCTCTCCAGTTCCCTGATCCGGTTCCCTCCCATTCCAACAAACCCTCGATTTTCCACAGCTTCGTCAATCTCCCCAACTTCATTTCCTTCACCCGATTACTTTCCGGTCCTCTCCTCGCATG GATGATCTCCAACGAGTTTTATACTTCTGCAATGGTAGGGCTGGCTCTCTCCGGTGCCACCGATTGG CTGGATGGATACGTGGCTAGGAAGATGAAGATCGATTCCGTAGTGGGTTCCTACCTTGATCCCCTTGCTGACAAG GTCCTTATTGGTTGCGTTGCTCTTGCTATGGTGCATAGAGATCTACTGCATC CTGgacttgttagtcttgttgtgtTCCGGGACGTCTTCCTCGTTGGTGGCGCAGTATTTCTAAGAGCAAATAGCTTGGGTTGGAAG TGGGAAAGctggtttgatttttttaaccttGATGGGACCTGCCGCCAAAAGGTTGAACCACTCTTTCTAAGCAAG GTGAATACAGTGTTCCAATTAGCACTAGTTGCTGCAGCTCTTCTTCAACCAGAGTTTGGAACCCAGGAAACTCAATTATATGTTACTTATTTGAG CTATTTAGTGGCTTCAACAACTGTAGCATCTACTGCAGCATATGGAGCACAATATTTTAGGAGACTGGCTGTAGTATCAAACTCGGTCTAG
- the LOC114420160 gene encoding tobamovirus multiplication protein 1-like isoform X1 translates to MDAVFYFLCAAYALVSSIALIQLVRIEVRVPEYGWTTQKIFHLMNFIVNGVRAVVFGLHKLVFLLHPKVLISVLLDLPGLLFFSTYTLLVLFWAEIYHQARGLPTDKLKIVYISVNAALYLIQVCIWIYLWINDNSVVEFIGESFIAVVSFMAALGFLIYGGRLFFMLRRFPIESKGRRKKLNEVGSVTTICFTCFLIRCIMGFLSAFDSDASLDVLDHPILDLIYFMLVEVLPSALVLYILRKLPPKRISAQYHPIR, encoded by the exons ATGGACGCTGTTTTCTACTTCCTATGCGCTGCTTATGCTCTCGTCTCTTCCATCGCTTTG ATTCAATTGGTCAGAATTGAAGTTAGAGTACCTGAGTATGGCTGGACTACGCAGAAAATTTTTCATCTCATGAACTTCATTGTCAACGGAG TTCGTGCTGTGGTGTTTGGATTGCACAAGCTAGTTTTTCTTTTGCATCCTAAG GTGTTGATTTCGGTGCTATTAGATCTGCCAGGACTACTTTTTTTCTCAACATATACACTTCTTGTCCTTTTCTGGGCAGAAATTTATCACCAG GCAAGGGGTTTACCAACTGATAAGCTCAAGATAGTCTATATTTCAGTAAATGCTGCCCTGTATCTTATCCAG GTTTGTATTTGGATATACCTCTGGATAAATGACAACAGTGTTGTGGAGTTCATTGGAGAGTCATTTATTGCAG TTGTGTCTTTTATGGCTGCACTAGGCTTCTTGATATATGGAGGAAG ATTATTTTTCATGCTGAGGCGCTTCCCAATTGAATCtaaaggaagaaggaagaaactcAATGAG GTTGGATCTGTCACAACCATCTGTTTCACGTGTTTTCTGATAAGATGCATTATG GGTTTTCTGTCTGCATTTGATTCAGATGCATCTCTAGATGTTTTGGATCATCCTATTTTGGACTTGATTTATTTCATG CTGGTTGAGGTCCTACCTTCAGCTTTAGTCCTCTACATCCTGCGCAAATTGCCCCCAAAGAGAATATCAGCCCAATATCATCCCATCCGTTAA
- the LOC114420160 gene encoding tobamovirus multiplication protein 1-like isoform X2 — translation MNFIVNGVRAVVFGLHKLVFLLHPKVLISVLLDLPGLLFFSTYTLLVLFWAEIYHQARGLPTDKLKIVYISVNAALYLIQVCIWIYLWINDNSVVEFIGESFIAVVSFMAALGFLIYGGRLFFMLRRFPIESKGRRKKLNEVGSVTTICFTCFLIRCIMGFLSAFDSDASLDVLDHPILDLIYFMLVEVLPSALVLYILRKLPPKRISAQYHPIR, via the exons ATGAACTTCATTGTCAACGGAG TTCGTGCTGTGGTGTTTGGATTGCACAAGCTAGTTTTTCTTTTGCATCCTAAG GTGTTGATTTCGGTGCTATTAGATCTGCCAGGACTACTTTTTTTCTCAACATATACACTTCTTGTCCTTTTCTGGGCAGAAATTTATCACCAG GCAAGGGGTTTACCAACTGATAAGCTCAAGATAGTCTATATTTCAGTAAATGCTGCCCTGTATCTTATCCAG GTTTGTATTTGGATATACCTCTGGATAAATGACAACAGTGTTGTGGAGTTCATTGGAGAGTCATTTATTGCAG TTGTGTCTTTTATGGCTGCACTAGGCTTCTTGATATATGGAGGAAG ATTATTTTTCATGCTGAGGCGCTTCCCAATTGAATCtaaaggaagaaggaagaaactcAATGAG GTTGGATCTGTCACAACCATCTGTTTCACGTGTTTTCTGATAAGATGCATTATG GGTTTTCTGTCTGCATTTGATTCAGATGCATCTCTAGATGTTTTGGATCATCCTATTTTGGACTTGATTTATTTCATG CTGGTTGAGGTCCTACCTTCAGCTTTAGTCCTCTACATCCTGCGCAAATTGCCCCCAAAGAGAATATCAGCCCAATATCATCCCATCCGTTAA